A window of the Coprobacter fastidiosus genome harbors these coding sequences:
- the carB gene encoding carbamoyl-phosphate synthase (glutamine-hydrolyzing) large subunit, with protein sequence MMSTIKKVLLLGSGALKIGEAGEFDYSGSQALKALREEGIETVLINPNIATVQTSEGVADHIYYLPVTPFFVEKVIKKEHPDGILLSFGGQTALNCGVELYKKGILEKYNLQVLGTPVQAIMDTEDRELFVKKLDEIQVKTIQSEAVENIEDARIAAKRLGYPVIIRAAYALGGLGSGFCDNEEELNKLAEKAFSFSPQVLVEKSLKGWKEVEYEVVRDRFDNCITVCNMENFDPLGIHTGESIVIAPSQTLTNSEYHKLRELAIRIIRHIGIVGECNVQYALDPNSEDYRVIEVNARLSRSSALASKATGYPLAFVAAKLGLGYGLFDLKNSVTQTTSAFFEPALDYVVCKIPRWDLGKFHGVDRELGSSMKSVGEVMAIGRTFEESIQKGLRMIGQGMHGFVENKELVIQDIDKALREPTDKRIFVISKALQKGYTVNQIHELTKIDKWFLEKLNNIIHTAKEIETFSSLEALPLELLKTAKKQGFSDFQIARALFKDQGDIDRHLLEVRKFRKEKGIVPVVKQIDTLAAEYPAQTNYLYLTYNGTANDVHYLGDHRSVVVLGSGAYRIGSSVEFDWCGVNALNTIRKEGWRSVMINYNPETVSTDYDMCDRLYFDELTFERVMDILELESPHGVIVSTGGQIPNNLALKLDAQGVNILGTSAKSIDNAEDRNKFSAMCDRLGIDQPRWRELTSMKDIHQFVDEVGFPVLVRPSYVLSGAAMNVCSNNDELERFLKLAANVSQKHPVVVSQFIEHAKEVEMDAVADKGEIIAYAISEHIEFAGVHSGDATIQFPPQKLYMETIRRVKRISKLIAKELQISGPFNIQFLAKGNAIKVIECNLRASRSFPFISKVLKINFIDLATQIMLGKKVEKPHKTLFDIDYVGIKASQFSFSRLQKADPVLGVDMVSTGEVGCLGNDTNDAILKSMLSVGYKIPQQSILLSTGTAKQKVDMLAAAELLHKNGYKLFATGGTHTMLAENNIPSIRVAWPGEEGYPQALNLLHEKKIDMVVNIPKNLTAGELDNGYKIRRAAIDLNIPLVTNSRLASAFITAFCTTPIEELEIKAWEEYK encoded by the coding sequence ATTATGAGTACAATAAAGAAAGTTTTATTATTAGGTTCAGGAGCTTTAAAAATCGGGGAAGCCGGAGAATTTGATTACTCCGGTTCTCAAGCCCTGAAAGCTCTTCGGGAAGAAGGTATAGAAACCGTATTAATCAACCCGAACATCGCCACAGTACAAACTTCGGAAGGGGTAGCCGATCATATTTATTACCTTCCCGTAACTCCGTTTTTCGTAGAAAAAGTAATCAAAAAAGAACATCCCGACGGTATCTTACTTTCCTTCGGAGGGCAAACGGCCTTGAATTGCGGGGTAGAACTTTATAAAAAAGGAATACTCGAGAAATATAACCTTCAGGTATTAGGTACTCCCGTACAAGCAATCATGGACACTGAAGATCGGGAACTTTTTGTCAAAAAACTGGATGAAATACAGGTTAAAACCATTCAAAGCGAAGCTGTAGAAAACATCGAAGACGCTCGCATTGCTGCAAAACGACTCGGATATCCGGTAATCATTCGTGCCGCCTACGCTTTAGGAGGGTTAGGAAGCGGATTTTGCGATAATGAGGAGGAATTGAACAAACTGGCAGAAAAAGCATTTTCTTTCTCTCCGCAAGTATTAGTCGAAAAGTCTTTAAAAGGCTGGAAAGAAGTAGAATATGAAGTTGTCCGCGATCGATTCGACAACTGTATCACGGTATGCAATATGGAAAATTTCGATCCGTTAGGCATCCATACAGGTGAAAGTATTGTAATTGCACCTTCTCAAACACTGACAAACAGCGAATACCACAAACTTCGGGAACTGGCAATCCGCATTATACGCCATATCGGAATTGTCGGTGAATGTAATGTACAATATGCATTAGACCCGAATTCGGAAGACTACAGAGTTATTGAAGTAAATGCCCGACTGAGCCGTTCATCTGCCCTCGCATCAAAAGCGACAGGATATCCGCTAGCATTCGTCGCAGCAAAATTAGGATTAGGCTACGGACTTTTTGATCTGAAAAACTCGGTTACACAAACAACTTCGGCATTTTTTGAACCCGCTCTCGATTATGTTGTTTGCAAAATACCTCGCTGGGATTTAGGAAAATTCCACGGCGTCGATCGCGAACTGGGCAGTAGTATGAAATCGGTAGGAGAAGTTATGGCTATCGGACGCACATTTGAAGAGTCTATACAAAAGGGGCTTCGAATGATCGGGCAAGGTATGCATGGTTTTGTCGAAAATAAAGAACTAGTTATACAGGATATAGATAAAGCGTTGCGAGAACCTACCGACAAACGAATTTTCGTTATCAGCAAAGCCCTACAAAAAGGCTATACGGTGAATCAGATACATGAATTGACAAAAATAGACAAATGGTTTCTGGAAAAATTAAATAATATCATTCACACGGCAAAAGAGATCGAAACTTTTTCTTCTCTGGAAGCTTTACCGTTAGAACTACTGAAAACAGCAAAAAAACAAGGGTTCTCCGATTTCCAGATTGCTCGGGCTCTTTTTAAAGATCAAGGAGATATAGACCGACATCTGCTTGAAGTACGGAAGTTCCGAAAAGAAAAAGGCATCGTACCGGTAGTAAAACAGATAGATACTTTGGCTGCCGAATATCCGGCGCAGACCAACTATCTGTATCTGACTTATAACGGTACGGCAAATGACGTCCATTATCTTGGTGACCACCGTTCAGTCGTTGTATTAGGGTCAGGAGCTTACCGTATCGGCAGTTCGGTAGAATTCGACTGGTGCGGTGTAAATGCCCTTAATACGATCCGTAAAGAAGGGTGGCGCAGTGTTATGATCAACTATAATCCGGAAACCGTATCGACCGACTATGACATGTGCGACCGGCTATATTTCGATGAACTGACATTCGAACGGGTAATGGATATTCTCGAACTGGAATCGCCACATGGCGTTATCGTCTCTACTGGAGGTCAAATTCCGAATAATCTTGCTTTGAAACTCGATGCTCAAGGCGTCAATATTTTGGGAACATCGGCAAAAAGTATCGACAATGCCGAAGACCGGAACAAATTCTCGGCAATGTGTGACCGCTTGGGGATAGACCAGCCCAGATGGAGAGAACTCACCTCGATGAAAGACATTCATCAATTTGTCGATGAGGTGGGTTTCCCGGTGCTGGTTCGTCCATCCTATGTATTGTCGGGAGCTGCAATGAATGTATGTTCAAACAATGATGAACTGGAGCGCTTTCTAAAATTAGCTGCTAACGTATCTCAAAAGCATCCGGTAGTAGTGAGCCAATTTATCGAACACGCAAAAGAGGTAGAAATGGATGCCGTAGCAGATAAAGGTGAAATTATCGCATATGCTATCAGCGAACATATAGAATTTGCGGGTGTACATTCAGGAGATGCCACCATACAGTTCCCTCCGCAAAAATTGTATATGGAGACTATCCGCCGGGTAAAACGTATTTCTAAACTGATCGCAAAAGAATTACAGATATCAGGACCTTTCAATATTCAATTTCTTGCCAAAGGCAATGCAATCAAAGTTATCGAATGTAATTTACGTGCATCGCGAAGTTTTCCGTTTATCAGCAAAGTTTTGAAGATTAATTTTATCGATTTGGCGACACAAATCATGTTAGGTAAAAAGGTCGAAAAACCTCATAAAACATTATTCGACATCGATTATGTCGGGATTAAGGCTTCTCAATTTTCATTCTCCCGATTACAAAAAGCCGATCCTGTTCTGGGTGTAGACATGGTAAGTACCGGAGAAGTGGGTTGTCTTGGAAATGACACGAACGATGCGATTCTTAAATCAATGCTTTCGGTCGGATATAAGATTCCACAACAAAGTATTCTGCTTTCGACCGGAACGGCAAAACAGAAAGTAGACATGCTTGCTGCAGCCGAGCTTTTACATAAAAACGGATATAAACTCTTTGCAACAGGAGGAACACATACCATGCTGGCGGAAAATAATATTCCCTCTATCCGAGTAGCATGGCCGGGTGAAGAAGGTTATCCTCAAGCTCTCAATCTGCTACACGAGAAAAAAATAGATATGGTGGTCAACATTCCTAAAAATCTGACCGCAGGAGAGTTGGATAACGGTTATAAAATACGAAGGGCTGCAATAGACCTGAATATTCCTCTGGTAACCAATTCTCGCCTCGCATCTGCTTTCATTACCGCATTCTGTACGACACCGATAGAAGAACTGGAAATAAAAGCATGGGAAGAATATAAATAA
- the glmS gene encoding glutamine--fructose-6-phosphate transaminase (isomerizing): MCGIVGYIGAQNAYPILIKALKRLEYRGYDSAGVALISDNQQLNVYKTKGKVSDLEVFAAQKDISGTIGIAHTRWATHGEPCQANAHPHYSESENLAIIHNGIIENYAVLKEKLQEKGYTFKSSTDTEVLVQLIEYIKVSHNLDLLTSVQLALHEVIGAYAIAILNRNNPDEIIVARKSSPLVIGIGKDEYFIASDATPIVEYTDKVVYLEDGEIAVIHRGQELKIVTQDNIAVNPTINTIELNLGQLEKGGYPHFMLKEIFEQPDCIHDCMRGRINIEGTDIALSAIIDHKEKLLHAKRFIIVACGTSWHAALIGKYLIEKFCRFPVEVEYASEFRYRNPVINPGDVVIAISQSGETADTLAAVEEAKNKGAFIYGICNAVGSSIPRATHTGSYIHVGPEIGVASTKAFTGQVTVLTMLALTLAREKNSIGNEEFRQVVHELSTIPEKMKKVLEKNDSIANLSQIFTYAHNFIYLGRGFNYPVALEGALKLKEISYIHAEGYPAAEMKHGPIALIDTEMPVVVVATHNNQYEKIISNIQEIKARKGKVIALVTEGDTTIKNIADFCIELPKTIPCLDPLITTIPLQLLAYHIAICKGKDVDQPRNLAKSVTVE; this comes from the coding sequence ATGTGTGGAATTGTAGGATATATTGGAGCTCAAAACGCATACCCAATTCTTATCAAAGCTTTGAAAAGGCTGGAGTACAGAGGTTATGACAGTGCAGGTGTAGCACTCATCAGCGATAATCAACAATTAAATGTTTATAAGACAAAAGGGAAAGTTTCAGACTTGGAAGTTTTTGCCGCTCAAAAAGATATTAGTGGAACTATAGGAATAGCGCACACACGCTGGGCTACCCACGGAGAGCCATGTCAAGCGAATGCACATCCTCATTATTCGGAATCTGAAAATCTGGCTATAATACATAACGGTATCATTGAGAATTATGCAGTCCTTAAAGAGAAATTACAGGAAAAAGGATATACATTCAAAAGCAGCACCGATACAGAAGTTCTGGTACAATTAATTGAATATATCAAAGTATCCCATAACCTCGACTTACTGACTTCGGTACAGCTTGCTTTACATGAAGTCATCGGAGCATACGCCATCGCCATCTTAAATCGAAATAATCCCGACGAAATCATCGTAGCGAGAAAAAGCAGTCCGTTGGTGATAGGAATAGGAAAAGATGAATATTTTATCGCATCAGATGCTACTCCCATTGTAGAATACACCGATAAAGTTGTATATTTAGAAGACGGAGAGATCGCTGTAATACACCGCGGACAAGAATTGAAGATCGTAACTCAAGATAATATTGCCGTAAACCCGACAATCAATACTATAGAATTAAACCTCGGACAACTCGAAAAAGGAGGTTATCCCCACTTTATGCTTAAAGAGATATTCGAACAGCCCGACTGTATTCACGATTGCATGCGAGGACGCATTAACATAGAAGGGACTGATATTGCACTATCCGCCATTATCGATCATAAAGAAAAACTGCTTCATGCAAAAAGATTTATTATCGTAGCATGCGGTACATCTTGGCATGCCGCTCTTATCGGGAAATATCTCATCGAAAAATTTTGCCGTTTCCCAGTAGAAGTCGAATACGCTTCCGAATTCCGGTATCGAAATCCCGTCATCAATCCTGGTGACGTCGTTATTGCTATTTCCCAATCGGGAGAAACAGCAGATACATTAGCTGCAGTCGAAGAAGCTAAAAATAAAGGAGCATTTATATACGGAATATGCAATGCTGTCGGATCTTCTATCCCGAGAGCTACGCATACCGGATCGTACATACACGTAGGACCGGAAATTGGTGTTGCTTCTACAAAAGCATTTACCGGTCAAGTTACAGTTCTCACAATGTTGGCTCTTACTTTGGCACGAGAAAAGAACAGTATCGGTAATGAAGAATTTCGACAAGTAGTACATGAGCTGAGCACAATACCCGAAAAGATGAAAAAGGTTCTCGAAAAAAACGACAGCATAGCCAATCTTTCACAAATATTTACCTATGCACATAATTTTATCTACTTAGGCAGAGGATTTAATTATCCGGTCGCTTTAGAAGGAGCTCTCAAATTAAAAGAAATATCATACATCCACGCAGAGGGTTATCCGGCAGCAGAAATGAAACACGGACCAATTGCCCTGATAGATACCGAAATGCCGGTTGTAGTCGTAGCGACGCACAATAACCAATATGAAAAAATAATCAGCAATATACAAGAAATAAAAGCTCGAAAAGGGAAAGTAATAGCCCTTGTGACAGAAGGTGATACAACTATTAAAAATATTGCCGATTTTTGTATCGAATTACCGAAAACAATACCGTGCCTCGATCCGTTAATCACGACAATTCCTCTTCAATTACTGGCATACCATATTGCCATTTGCAAAGGGAAAGATGTAGATCAGCCGAGGAATCTCGCAAAATCGGTAACCGTAGAATAA
- the carA gene encoding glutamine-hydrolyzing carbamoyl-phosphate synthase small subunit, whose protein sequence is MQKQKNVSLILDDGSKFSGISFGYERPTAGEVVFNTAMSGYPESLTDPSYSGQIMVLTYPLIGNYGVPARSFSGKLSTFLESEKIHADGIIVSDYSENYSHWNATESLGEWLKQEKITGITGIDTRELTKLLREKGSMKGKIVFSDENEIDFIDPNKINQVARVSTTEIITYGNGKKRIVLVDCGVKHNIIRCLLKRDVTVIRVPWDYDFNAIEYDGLFISNGPGDPDTCGITVKHIREAMKKEKPIFGICMGNQLLAKAGGANTYKLKYGHRSHNQPVRLVGTEKCFITSQNHGFAVDNNTLSDEWTPLFVNMNDGTNEGIQHKNKPFFSVQFHPEAASGPTDTEFLFDRFIEMI, encoded by the coding sequence ATGCAAAAACAAAAAAATGTTTCACTAATACTGGACGACGGAAGCAAATTTTCCGGAATCTCTTTCGGATACGAAAGGCCGACAGCCGGAGAAGTCGTTTTTAACACTGCAATGTCCGGTTATCCGGAAAGTCTGACCGATCCATCCTATTCCGGACAAATAATGGTGCTCACTTATCCGCTCATAGGCAACTATGGTGTTCCGGCACGATCGTTTTCAGGGAAACTCTCAACTTTTCTCGAATCTGAAAAGATACATGCCGACGGAATAATCGTATCGGATTATTCTGAAAATTATAGCCACTGGAACGCGACAGAGAGTTTGGGCGAATGGCTGAAACAAGAAAAAATCACAGGAATTACCGGGATCGATACTCGTGAACTTACCAAACTGTTGCGCGAAAAAGGAAGTATGAAAGGCAAAATCGTTTTCTCAGACGAGAATGAAATCGATTTCATCGATCCGAACAAAATCAATCAAGTCGCACGAGTAAGTACGACCGAGATAATTACTTATGGAAACGGGAAGAAACGTATCGTATTAGTAGATTGCGGTGTAAAACATAATATTATACGATGTCTTCTAAAACGAGATGTTACCGTTATCCGTGTTCCTTGGGACTACGATTTCAATGCAATAGAATATGACGGATTGTTCATCTCCAACGGACCGGGTGATCCCGATACTTGTGGAATTACGGTAAAACACATTCGGGAAGCTATGAAAAAAGAAAAACCGATTTTCGGAATTTGCATGGGTAACCAATTGCTCGCCAAAGCCGGAGGAGCTAATACTTATAAACTGAAGTACGGACACAGAAGTCATAATCAGCCGGTACGCTTAGTCGGTACAGAAAAATGTTTTATCACTTCGCAAAACCACGGTTTTGCAGTCGACAATAATACATTAAGCGATGAATGGACACCTTTGTTCGTCAATATGAACGATGGTACAAACGAAGGTATTCAACACAAGAATAAACCTTTTTTCTCCGTACAATTTCATCCTGAAGCCGCCAGCGGTCCTACTGACACAGAATTTTTATTCGACCGATTTATAGAAATGATATAA
- a CDS encoding amidophosphoribosyltransferase — MEELKHECGVAMIRLLKPLEYYEKKYGTWMYGLNKLYLLMEKQHNRGQEGAGLACVKLQANPGEEYMFRERALGTSAITEIFEAVHSNYVSLTETQLHNAEYAEQVLPFAGEIYMGHLRYSTTGKSGISYIHPFLRRNNWRAKNLSLCGNFNLTNVDEIFEKITAKGQHPRKYADTYIMLEEVGHRLDREVERLYAKCENEGLEGMDITYAIEDQIDLANVLKKTTPGWDGGYVICGITGSGECFSIRDPWGIRPAFWYADDEVVVLASERPVIQTAFNLSSDSIKELLPGQALFVNKKGNIRTEQINSPKKNNACSFERIYFSRGSDKDIYQERKQLGKNLVKPLLDAIKNDVDHTVFSFIPNTAEVAFYGMLEGFEVYLNQLKKRYLTTLKNGVSEQELEHILSMRIRFEKAVIKDIKLRTFIAEGNTRNDLAAHVYDITYGSVEPYSDNLVVIDDSIVRGTTLKQSIIGILDRLHPKKIIIVSSSPQVRYPDYYGIDMSRMKEFIAFRAAIALLKERNMKQLIADVYQKCIAQRNLPKTEMVNHVKEIYAPFTANEISGKIAELLTPSDTKAEVQIVYQTLEGLHSSCPDHPGDWYFSGDYPTPGGMKLVNEAFINYVEQEF, encoded by the coding sequence ATGGAAGAATTAAAACATGAATGCGGAGTAGCAATGATACGTTTGCTAAAACCGCTCGAATATTACGAAAAAAAATACGGGACATGGATGTACGGACTCAATAAGCTTTATTTGCTTATGGAGAAACAACACAACCGAGGACAAGAAGGCGCTGGATTGGCCTGCGTAAAACTCCAAGCCAATCCGGGAGAAGAATACATGTTCAGGGAAAGAGCTTTGGGAACAAGCGCCATTACCGAAATATTCGAGGCCGTACATTCTAATTACGTATCTCTGACAGAGACACAGTTGCACAACGCTGAATATGCCGAACAGGTATTGCCCTTTGCCGGAGAAATCTATATGGGACATCTCCGTTACAGTACGACAGGAAAATCGGGGATTTCATATATACATCCTTTTTTAAGACGCAATAACTGGAGAGCAAAAAATCTGAGTTTGTGCGGTAATTTCAATCTGACCAATGTCGATGAGATATTCGAAAAAATTACGGCTAAAGGACAGCATCCCCGGAAATATGCCGACACATATATCATGTTGGAAGAGGTAGGACACAGACTCGACCGAGAGGTCGAAAGATTATATGCAAAATGTGAAAACGAAGGCCTGGAAGGAATGGATATTACGTATGCCATAGAAGATCAGATCGATCTGGCAAACGTTCTGAAAAAGACTACCCCCGGATGGGATGGCGGATATGTGATCTGCGGCATTACGGGAAGCGGAGAATGTTTTTCGATTCGTGATCCGTGGGGCATTCGTCCGGCATTTTGGTATGCCGATGACGAAGTCGTAGTACTGGCATCGGAACGTCCGGTCATACAAACAGCCTTTAACCTGTCAAGCGATTCTATAAAAGAATTGCTTCCGGGACAGGCTTTATTCGTAAATAAAAAAGGGAATATCCGTACGGAACAAATCAACTCTCCTAAAAAGAACAATGCCTGTAGCTTTGAAAGAATATATTTTTCTCGCGGCAGCGACAAAGATATTTACCAGGAACGCAAGCAATTAGGAAAAAATCTGGTAAAACCGTTACTCGATGCAATAAAAAACGACGTAGATCACACGGTCTTTTCTTTCATCCCCAATACTGCGGAAGTTGCATTCTACGGCATGCTGGAAGGCTTCGAAGTGTACCTGAACCAACTAAAAAAGAGATATCTTACAACGTTAAAAAACGGAGTGTCGGAACAGGAACTCGAACACATATTATCGATGCGCATCCGATTCGAAAAAGCTGTTATTAAGGATATAAAACTCCGCACATTCATCGCCGAGGGAAATACCCGGAACGATCTCGCCGCACATGTATACGATATCACATACGGCAGTGTAGAGCCTTATTCAGACAATCTGGTCGTCATAGATGACAGTATCGTCAGAGGAACTACTCTCAAACAAAGTATTATAGGCATATTAGATCGGCTGCATCCTAAAAAAATCATTATCGTATCATCTTCTCCACAAGTAAGATATCCTGATTACTACGGTATAGATATGTCTCGAATGAAAGAGTTTATCGCTTTCAGAGCAGCGATAGCTTTATTGAAAGAACGAAATATGAAACAGTTAATAGCCGACGTATATCAAAAATGTATTGCCCAGCGTAATTTACCCAAAACCGAAATGGTCAATCACGTGAAAGAAATATACGCGCCTTTTACCGCTAATGAAATTTCAGGAAAGATAGCGGAACTGCTTACTCCTTCAGACACAAAAGCTGAAGTGCAAATTGTTTATCAAACATTAGAAGGTCTGCACTCATCTTGTCCCGACCACCCCGGAGACTGGTACTTTTCTGGAGATTATCCTACTCCGGGAGGAATGAAACTGGTAAACGAGGCTTTTATTAACTATGTAGAACAGGAATTTTAA